One region of Oceanidesulfovibrio indonesiensis genomic DNA includes:
- the acpP gene encoding acyl carrier protein yields MSTIEERVKKIIGEQLGVKQEEVVNSASFVEDLGADSLDTVELVMALEEEFDTEIPDEEAEKITTVQAAIDYINGHQA; encoded by the coding sequence GCGTTAAGAAAATTATCGGCGAACAGCTGGGCGTTAAGCAGGAAGAAGTTGTGAACTCCGCTTCCTTCGTTGAAGACCTGGGCGCAGATTCTCTTGACACCGTTGAGCTGGTAATGGCTCTGGAAGAAGAGTTTGATACTGAGATTCCGGACGAAGAAGCTGAGAAGATCACCACCGTTCAGGCTGCCATTGATTACATCAACGGTCACCAGGCGTAA